One genomic segment of Erythrolamprus reginae isolate rEryReg1 chromosome 2, rEryReg1.hap1, whole genome shotgun sequence includes these proteins:
- the LOC139160015 gene encoding zinc finger protein 850-like isoform X1: MIHYRMYPKKISYDCSDCRKCFTTDRLLLMHQGTHTGEKPFECLVCGKRFSHNSRLVRHQNIHTGEKPFECPDCGKSFSQNSTLLVHQRIHTGDKPFVCPVCGKSFSLNSSLVKHQRTHTGEKPFECPDCGKSFSRNSHLVVHQSIHTGEKPFECPDCGKCFSQNSNLVVHQRTHTREKPFECPDCGKSFSQNSTLLVHQSTHTGDKPFECPDCGKCFSQNSTLVIHQSIHIGEKPFECPDCGKSFSLNSHLVKHQRTHTGEKPFECPDCGKSFTENSSLVTHQRTHTGEKPFECPDCGKGFSQNTTLLGHQRTHTGEKPFECPDCGKSFRLNSNLVRHQRTHTGEKLFECPDCGKKFSEKSNLVHHQRIHTGEKPFECPDCGKSFNQNSHLVVHQRIHTGEKPFQCSDCGKSFRLNSHLVAHLRTHTGEKPFQCSLCGKSFSLNYRLVIHQRTHTGEKPYQCSDCGEGFSLKSSLVIHQSIHTGEKPYKCPDCGKSFSLNSNLVRHQRTHTGDKPFECPYCGKGFSRNSQLVVHQRIHTGEKPYECPDCGKSFSLNSNLVRHQRTHTGEKLFECPDCGRNFSEKSNLVHHQRTHTGGKPFECHDCGKSLNQNSHLVVHQRIHTGVKPFQCSDCGKNFILNSHLVAHLRTHTGEKPFQCSLCGKSFSLNYRLVIHQRTHTGEKPFECPDCGKGFSLNSSLVKHQRTHTGEKPFECPDCGKNFSQNCQLVVHQIIHTGEKPFECPDCGKSFSLNCNLVRHQRTHTAEKLFECPDCGKKFSEKFNLVHHQRTHTGEKPFECPDCGKRFNQNSNLVVHQRIHTGEKPFQCSDCGKSFRLNSNLVAHLRTHTGEKPFQCSLCGKSFSLNYRLVIHQRTHTGEKPYQCSDCGKGFSLKSSLVIHQRTHTGEKPFECPYCGKGFSRNSQLVVHQRIHTGEKPYECPDCGKSFNQNSILVRHQRIHRRETL, encoded by the coding sequence ATGATACACTACAGGATGTACCCAAAAAAAATATCATATGATTGTTCTGATTGCAGGAAATGTTTCACTACAGATCGCCTGCTTTTGATGCACCAGGGAACacatacaggagaaaaaccgtttGAGTGTCTGGtttgtgggaaacgtttcagtcataattctcgcttggtgagacaccagaatattcacacaggagaaaaaccctttgaatgtcctgattgtgggaaaagtttcagtcagaattccactcTATTGgtacatcagaggattcacacaggagataaaccctttgtatgtcctgtttgtggaaaaagcttcagtcttaattccagcctggtaaaacatcagaggactcacacaggagagaaaccctttgaatgtcctgattgtgggaaaagtttcagtcgcaattcccacttggtggtacaccagagtattcacacaggagagaaaccctttgaatgtcctgattgtggaaaatgtttcagtcagaattccaacctagtggtacatcagaggactcacacaagagagaaaccctttgaatgtcctgattgtggaaaaagtttcagtcagaattccactcTATTGGTACATCAGAGTACTCACACAGGagataaaccctttgaatgtcctgattgtggaaaatgtttcagtcagaattccacccTAGTGATACATCAGAGTATTCAcataggagagaaaccctttgaatgtcctgattgtgggaaaagtttcagtctaaATTCACATCTAGTAAAACATCAAAGGacccacactggagagaaaccctttgaatgtcctgattgtgggaaaagtttcactgagaattccagcctggttacacaccagaggactcacacaggagagaaaccttttgaatgccctgattgtggaaaaggttTCAGTCAGAATACCACCCTACTTGGacatcagaggactcatacaggagagaaaccctttgaatgtcctgattgtggaaaaagtttccgTCTAAATTCCAACCTGGtaagacatcagaggactcacaccggagagaaactctttgaatgtcctgactgtggaaaaaaATTTAGTGAGAAGTCCAATTTGGTAcatcaccagaggattcacacaggagagaaaccctttgaatgtcctgattgtggaaaaagtttcaatcAAAATTCTCACCTTGtggtacaccagaggattcacacaggagagaaaccttttcaatgttctgattgtggaaaaagtttcagactAAATTCCCACTTGGTGGCACACCTCCGgacacacacaggagaaaaaccattccAATGTAgtctttgtgggaaaagtttcagtctcaaTTATAGGTTGGTGatccaccagaggactcacacaggagagaaaccatatcagTGTTCTGATTGTGGGGAAGGTTTCAGTCTCAAATCTAGCCTTGTGATCCACCAgagtattcacacaggagagaaaccatacaaatgtcctgattgtgggaaaagtttcagtctaaattccaacctggtaagacatcagaggactcacacaggagataaaccctttgagtgtccttattgtgggaaaggtttcagtcgcaATTCCCAGTTAGTGGTACACCAGAGaattcacactggagagaaaccgtatgaatgtcctgattgtgggaaaagtttcagtctaaattccaacctggtaagacatcagaggactcacacaggagagaaactctttgaatgtcctgactgtgggagaAATTTTAGTGAGAAGTCCAACCTGGTacatcaccagaggactcacacaggagggaaaccctttgaatgtcatgattgtgggaaaagtttgaaTCAAAATTCTCACCTGGTGgtacatcagaggattcacacaggagtgAAACCTTTTCaatgttctgattgtggaaaaaatTTCATACTAAATTCCCACTTGGTGGCACACCTCCGgacacacacaggagaaaaaccattccAATGTAgtctttgtgggaaaagtttcagtctcaaTTATAGGCTGGTGatccaccagaggactcacacaggagagaaaccatttgaatgtcctgattgtgggaaaggtttcagtcttaATTCCAGCCTTGtaaaacatcagaggactcacacaggagagaaaccctttgaatgtcctgattgtgggaaaaattTCAGTCAAAATTGTCAACTGGTGGTACACCAGATaattcacactggagagaaaccttttgaatgtcctgattgtggaaaaagtttcagtctaaATTGCAACCTGGtaagacatcagaggactcacacagcagagaaactctttgaatgtcctgactgtggaaaaaaGTTTAGTGAGAAGTTCAACCTGGTacatcaccagaggactcacacgggagagaaaccctttgaatgtcctgattgtgggaaaaggttcaATCAAAATTCTAACCTGGTGgtacatcagaggattcacacaggagagaaaccttttcaatgttctgattgtggaaaaagtttcagactAAATTCCAACTTGGTGGCACACCTCCGgacacacacaggagaaaaaccattccAATGTAgtctttgtgggaaaagtttcagtctcaaTTATAGGTTGGTGatccaccagaggactcacacaggagagaaaccatatcagtgttctgattgtgggaaaggttttagtctcAAATCTAGCCTGGTGAtccaccagagaactcacacaggagagaaaccgtttgagTGTCcttattgtgggaaaggtttcagtcgcaATTCCCAGTTAGTGGTACACCAGAGaattcacactggagagaaaccgtatgaatgtcctgattgtggaaaaagtttcaatcAAAATTCCATCCTGGTAAGACATCAGAGGATTcacaggagagaaactctttga
- the LOC139160015 gene encoding zinc finger protein 850-like isoform X2, giving the protein MIHYRMYPKKISYDCSDCRKCFTTDRLLLMHQGTHTGEKPFECLVCGKRFSHNSRLVRHQNIHTGEKPFECPDCGKSFSQNSTLLVHQRIHTGDKPFVCPVCGKSFSLNSSLVKHQRTHTGEKPFECPDCGKSFSRNSHLVVHQSIHTGEKPFECPDCGKCFSQNSNLVVHQRTHTREKPFECPDCGKSFSQNSTLLVHQSTHTGDKPFECPDCGKCFSQNSTLVIHQSIHIGEKPFECPDCGKSFSLNSHLVKHQRTHTGEKPFECPDCGKSFTENSSLVTHQRTHTGEKPFECPDCGKGFSQNTTLLGHQRTHTGEKPFECPDCGKSFRLNSNLVRHQRTHTGEKLFECPDCGKKFSEKSNLVHHQRIHTGEKPFECPDCGKSFNQNSHLVVHQRIHTGEKPFQCSDCGKSFRLNSHLVAHLRTHTGEKPFQCSLCGKSFSLNYRLVIHQRTHTGEKPYQCSDCGEGFSLKSSLVIHQSIHTGEKPYKCPDCGKSFSLNSNLVRHQRTHTGDKPFECPYCGKGFSRNSQLVVHQRIHTGEKPYECPDCGKSFSLNSNLVRHQRTHTGEKLFECPDCGRNFSEKSNLVHHQRTHTGGKPFECHDCGKSLNQNSHLVVHQRIHTGVKPFQCSDCGKNFILNSHLVAHLRTHTGEKPFQCSLCGKSFSLNYRLVIHQRTHTGEKPFECPDCGKGFSLNSSLVKHQRTHTGEKPFECPDCGKNFSQNCQLVVHQIIHTGEKPFECPDCGKSFSLNCNLVRHQRTHTAEKLFECPDCGKKFSEKFNLVHHQRTHTGEKPFECPDCGKRFNQNSNLVVHQRIHTGEKPFQCSDCGKSFRLNSNLVAHLRTHTGEKPFQCSLCGKSFSLNYRLVIHQRTHTGEKPYQCSDCGKGFSLKSSLVIHQRTHTGEKPFECPYCGKGFSRNSQLVVHQRIHTGEKPYECPDCGKSFNQNSILKSNLVHHQRTHTGEKPFECPDCGKSFDQNSQLVVHQRIHTGEKPNHFQSLPNSPLLSKCLVSLCCLSSLHLPSLRPRFGWHRKPLDGRF; this is encoded by the exons ATGATACACTACAGGATGTACCCAAAAAAAATATCATATGATTGTTCTGATTGCAGGAAATGTTTCACTACAGATCGCCTGCTTTTGATGCACCAGGGAACacatacaggagaaaaaccgtttGAGTGTCTGGtttgtgggaaacgtttcagtcataattctcgcttggtgagacaccagaatattcacacaggagaaaaaccctttgaatgtcctgattgtgggaaaagtttcagtcagaattccactcTATTGgtacatcagaggattcacacaggagataaaccctttgtatgtcctgtttgtggaaaaagcttcagtcttaattccagcctggtaaaacatcagaggactcacacaggagagaaaccctttgaatgtcctgattgtgggaaaagtttcagtcgcaattcccacttggtggtacaccagagtattcacacaggagagaaaccctttgaatgtcctgattgtggaaaatgtttcagtcagaattccaacctagtggtacatcagaggactcacacaagagagaaaccctttgaatgtcctgattgtggaaaaagtttcagtcagaattccactcTATTGGTACATCAGAGTACTCACACAGGagataaaccctttgaatgtcctgattgtggaaaatgtttcagtcagaattccacccTAGTGATACATCAGAGTATTCAcataggagagaaaccctttgaatgtcctgattgtgggaaaagtttcagtctaaATTCACATCTAGTAAAACATCAAAGGacccacactggagagaaaccctttgaatgtcctgattgtgggaaaagtttcactgagaattccagcctggttacacaccagaggactcacacaggagagaaaccttttgaatgccctgattgtggaaaaggttTCAGTCAGAATACCACCCTACTTGGacatcagaggactcatacaggagagaaaccctttgaatgtcctgattgtggaaaaagtttccgTCTAAATTCCAACCTGGtaagacatcagaggactcacaccggagagaaactctttgaatgtcctgactgtggaaaaaaATTTAGTGAGAAGTCCAATTTGGTAcatcaccagaggattcacacaggagagaaaccctttgaatgtcctgattgtggaaaaagtttcaatcAAAATTCTCACCTTGtggtacaccagaggattcacacaggagagaaaccttttcaatgttctgattgtggaaaaagtttcagactAAATTCCCACTTGGTGGCACACCTCCGgacacacacaggagaaaaaccattccAATGTAgtctttgtgggaaaagtttcagtctcaaTTATAGGTTGGTGatccaccagaggactcacacaggagagaaaccatatcagTGTTCTGATTGTGGGGAAGGTTTCAGTCTCAAATCTAGCCTTGTGATCCACCAgagtattcacacaggagagaaaccatacaaatgtcctgattgtgggaaaagtttcagtctaaattccaacctggtaagacatcagaggactcacacaggagataaaccctttgagtgtccttattgtgggaaaggtttcagtcgcaATTCCCAGTTAGTGGTACACCAGAGaattcacactggagagaaaccgtatgaatgtcctgattgtgggaaaagtttcagtctaaattccaacctggtaagacatcagaggactcacacaggagagaaactctttgaatgtcctgactgtgggagaAATTTTAGTGAGAAGTCCAACCTGGTacatcaccagaggactcacacaggagggaaaccctttgaatgtcatgattgtgggaaaagtttgaaTCAAAATTCTCACCTGGTGgtacatcagaggattcacacaggagtgAAACCTTTTCaatgttctgattgtggaaaaaatTTCATACTAAATTCCCACTTGGTGGCACACCTCCGgacacacacaggagaaaaaccattccAATGTAgtctttgtgggaaaagtttcagtctcaaTTATAGGCTGGTGatccaccagaggactcacacaggagagaaaccatttgaatgtcctgattgtgggaaaggtttcagtcttaATTCCAGCCTTGtaaaacatcagaggactcacacaggagagaaaccctttgaatgtcctgattgtgggaaaaattTCAGTCAAAATTGTCAACTGGTGGTACACCAGATaattcacactggagagaaaccttttgaatgtcctgattgtggaaaaagtttcagtctaaATTGCAACCTGGtaagacatcagaggactcacacagcagagaaactctttgaatgtcctgactgtggaaaaaaGTTTAGTGAGAAGTTCAACCTGGTacatcaccagaggactcacacgggagagaaaccctttgaatgtcctgattgtgggaaaaggttcaATCAAAATTCTAACCTGGTGgtacatcagaggattcacacaggagagaaaccttttcaatgttctgattgtggaaaaagtttcagactAAATTCCAACTTGGTGGCACACCTCCGgacacacacaggagaaaaaccattccAATGTAgtctttgtgggaaaagtttcagtctcaaTTATAGGTTGGTGatccaccagaggactcacacaggagagaaaccatatcagtgttctgattgtgggaaaggttttagtctcAAATCTAGCCTGGTGAtccaccagagaactcacacaggagagaaaccgtttgagTGTCcttattgtgggaaaggtttcagtcgcaATTCCCAGTTAGTGGTACACCAGAGaattcacactggagagaaaccgtatgaatgtcctgattgtggaaaaagtttcaatcAAAATTCCATCCTG AAGTCCAACCTGGTacatcaccagaggactcatacaggagagaaaccctttgaatgtcctgattgtgggaaaagtttcgaTCAAAATTCTCAGCTGGTGGTACATcagaggattcatacaggagagaaaccaaatcacttccaaagtcttccaaactcacctctcctttcaaaatgcctcgtttctctttgctgcctttcttcactccatttacCTTCGTTACgacctcgatttgggtggcataggaagccgCTGGATGGGCGATTTTAG